In Luteitalea sp. TBR-22, one genomic interval encodes:
- a CDS encoding chemotaxis protein CheW produces the protein MTAHETVEPALVAGGQFLTFRLGSEQFGLEILRVQEIKGYTAVTAIPNTPAHVKGVMNLRGAVVPVVDLRLKFGMPEVEYTKFTVIVLVTVNGKMVGLVVDAVSDVLTLAASDVVAPPALDASVDTSFITALAKAGDGLISLLDIDRVVGSEEPARAEAA, from the coding sequence ATGACAGCACACGAGACAGTGGAGCCGGCGCTCGTTGCCGGCGGGCAGTTCCTGACGTTCCGGCTCGGCAGCGAGCAGTTCGGACTGGAGATACTGAGGGTGCAGGAGATCAAGGGATACACGGCGGTCACCGCCATTCCCAACACCCCCGCGCACGTCAAGGGCGTGATGAACCTGCGCGGCGCCGTGGTCCCGGTGGTGGACCTTCGGCTCAAGTTCGGGATGCCCGAAGTGGAGTACACCAAGTTCACGGTCATCGTGCTGGTGACGGTGAACGGCAAGATGGTCGGCCTGGTGGTCGACGCCGTCTCCGACGTGCTCACCCTGGCGGCCAGCGACGTCGTGGCGCCGCCGGCGTTGGACGCGTCGGTGGACACGTCGTTCATCACCGCCCTGGCCAAGGCCGGTGATGGCCTCATCAGCCTGCTCGACATCGATCGTGTCGTCGGCAGCGAGGAGCCGGCCCGCGCCGAGGCCGCCTGA
- a CDS encoding methyl-accepting chemotaxis protein — MTVNPLSLEVAAHLAIIPRLNEQLAETSRQVESAVLDICANFSGIADKARRGVEATIAIVDSTDGHDGFTVLLDRMQDTVAAADARLAATAARSLRAIERLQQVEQSLRGVHKTLDHIEELAAGLRLLAINAKIEAVRSGERGSGFAVVADEMQRAGKESRELAEHIREGVAQMTGEAAELSTLLREGAQEDLASIEQSREAFAIASEAMARNHAMLRDSIREGTDLSRALAEDVSAAIVGLQFQDRVNQRLLHVSEALTHMRDTLGQALPAGDDDAARQRLAEVEARLERSYTMWEERADGAPDSGDIELF, encoded by the coding sequence GTGACCGTCAACCCCTTGAGCCTGGAAGTCGCCGCACACCTGGCGATCATCCCCAGGCTCAACGAGCAGCTCGCCGAGACGTCGCGCCAGGTCGAGTCGGCCGTCCTCGACATCTGCGCCAACTTCAGCGGCATCGCCGACAAGGCCCGACGCGGCGTCGAGGCGACCATCGCCATCGTCGACAGCACCGACGGACACGACGGCTTCACGGTGCTGCTCGACCGCATGCAGGACACCGTCGCTGCCGCCGACGCTCGACTCGCGGCGACGGCCGCCCGGTCGCTGCGGGCGATCGAACGGCTGCAACAGGTGGAGCAGTCACTGCGCGGCGTGCACAAGACCCTCGATCACATCGAGGAACTCGCGGCCGGCCTGCGGTTGCTGGCCATCAACGCCAAGATCGAAGCGGTGCGATCGGGCGAGCGCGGTTCCGGCTTCGCGGTCGTCGCCGACGAGATGCAGCGCGCCGGCAAGGAGTCGCGGGAACTCGCCGAGCACATCCGCGAGGGCGTGGCGCAGATGACCGGCGAGGCCGCCGAGCTCTCGACCCTGCTTCGCGAAGGCGCGCAAGAGGATCTCGCCAGCATCGAGCAATCGCGCGAGGCGTTCGCGATCGCCAGCGAGGCGATGGCCCGCAACCACGCCATGCTCCGCGACAGCATCCGCGAAGGCACCGACCTCAGTCGCGCCCTGGCGGAAGACGTTTCGGCAGCCATCGTCGGCCTCCAGTTCCAGGACCGGGTGAATCAGCGGTTGCTGCACGTCAGCGAGGCGCTCACGCACATGCGCGACACGCTCGGCCAGGCACTGCCCGCCGGCGACGACGACGCGGCGCGGCAGCGCCTGGCGGAAGTCGAGGCGCGCCTCGAGCGCAGTTACACGATGTGGGAGGAGCGCGCCGACGGGGCGCCCGACTCCGGCGACATCGAACTCTTCTGA
- a CDS encoding methyl-accepting chemotaxis protein — protein sequence MKWFMHQRMASKLALGFGVSFMLTLAVGVMGLRSLAVVKELNTLMYERHALGIAHIKEANLSVVRASRALRNAILDDTTAEKEKRWSDARRFREEFATAMAAFDKTIVSDQVRRQSADVQRQMATVAEGQDTAFGLTVAGRDEAAKAMLKDLRAKADAIDTLIDAIEKDKMERLRAANAEIDATYASTRVTMLAVVGACMVLTVVLVWTIARLVTRPLGETVTVLQHVARADFSQQIALDTRDEIGDLARATNAAITQIKEALGNVRGAAEGMARGDFSVQVRQDLPGELGVMATALGSGLTSLRGAVANVREASQQLADGNLTVAVRTDLPGELGVMAAALNEAVTRLRQAMTDVRETANAVASSADQLASASQEISSGAQEQASSLEETAASLEEMTATIKQNADNAQQASQLAGGARSTAEDGGQVVSEAVEAMSAINDSSRKIADIITTIDEIAFQTNLLALNAAVEAARAGEQGRGFAVVAAEVRNLAQRSATAAKEIKDLISDSTRKVEAGSALVNASGRTLTDIVASVKRVTDIVAEIAAASREQATGIEQVNKAVTQMDQVTQANASQTEEMSGTSESLSGEAGKLQGLVRRFRLGDDASAEPGPQRAAARRPVAMATRTTRRPTVPTVGTAALALDNEFQEF from the coding sequence GTGAAGTGGTTCATGCACCAGCGGATGGCCAGCAAGCTCGCGCTCGGCTTCGGGGTGAGCTTCATGCTCACGCTCGCGGTCGGCGTCATGGGGCTGCGCAGCCTCGCCGTCGTCAAGGAGCTCAACACACTGATGTACGAGCGCCACGCCCTGGGCATCGCGCACATCAAGGAGGCCAACCTCAGCGTCGTGCGGGCGTCGCGGGCGCTGCGCAATGCCATCCTGGACGACACGACCGCCGAGAAGGAGAAGCGCTGGTCCGACGCCAGGCGCTTTCGCGAGGAGTTCGCGACGGCGATGGCGGCGTTCGACAAGACGATCGTGTCCGACCAGGTGCGCCGACAGAGCGCCGACGTCCAGCGGCAGATGGCCACGGTTGCCGAGGGGCAGGACACGGCGTTCGGGTTGACCGTCGCCGGGCGTGACGAGGCGGCCAAGGCGATGCTGAAGGACCTGCGCGCGAAGGCCGACGCGATCGACACGCTGATCGACGCGATCGAGAAGGACAAGATGGAGCGCCTGCGGGCCGCCAACGCCGAGATCGACGCGACGTACGCATCGACGCGCGTGACGATGCTGGCCGTCGTCGGCGCCTGCATGGTGCTGACGGTGGTGCTCGTGTGGACGATCGCCCGGCTGGTCACGCGGCCGCTCGGCGAGACGGTCACCGTGCTGCAGCACGTGGCCAGGGCCGATTTCAGCCAGCAGATCGCCCTCGACACGCGCGACGAGATCGGCGACCTGGCACGCGCCACCAACGCCGCGATCACCCAGATCAAGGAGGCGCTCGGCAACGTCCGTGGCGCGGCCGAGGGCATGGCCAGGGGCGACTTCAGCGTGCAGGTGCGACAGGACCTGCCGGGCGAGCTCGGCGTCATGGCCACCGCGCTCGGTTCCGGGCTCACGTCGCTGCGCGGCGCGGTCGCCAACGTCCGCGAGGCGTCACAGCAGCTGGCCGACGGCAACCTGACGGTCGCCGTGCGGACGGACCTGCCCGGCGAACTCGGCGTGATGGCCGCGGCCCTGAACGAGGCGGTGACCAGGCTGCGCCAGGCGATGACCGACGTGCGGGAGACCGCCAATGCGGTGGCCTCGTCGGCCGACCAGCTCGCGTCGGCGTCGCAGGAGATCTCGAGTGGCGCCCAGGAGCAGGCCAGCAGCCTCGAGGAGACGGCAGCCAGCCTCGAGGAGATGACCGCGACCATCAAGCAGAACGCCGACAACGCGCAGCAGGCCAGCCAGCTCGCCGGTGGGGCACGCAGCACCGCGGAGGACGGTGGCCAGGTGGTGAGCGAGGCCGTCGAGGCGATGAGCGCGATCAACGACTCGTCGCGCAAGATCGCCGATATCATCACGACGATCGACGAGATCGCCTTCCAGACGAACCTCCTGGCCCTCAACGCGGCGGTCGAAGCGGCACGGGCCGGCGAGCAGGGCCGCGGCTTCGCGGTGGTGGCGGCCGAGGTCCGCAACCTCGCGCAGCGCAGCGCGACCGCGGCCAAGGAGATCAAGGACCTGATCTCCGACTCGACGCGCAAGGTCGAGGCCGGCTCGGCGCTGGTCAACGCGTCGGGCAGGACCCTGACCGACATCGTCGCGTCGGTCAAGCGGGTCACCGACATCGTCGCCGAGATCGCCGCGGCCAGCCGCGAGCAGGCGACAGGCATCGAACAGGTCAACAAGGCGGTCACACAGATGGACCAGGTGACGCAGGCCAACGCCTCGCAGACCGAGGAGATGTCGGGCACGTCCGAGTCGCTGTCGGGCGAGGCCGGCAAGCTGCAGGGCCTGGTGCGCCGCTTCCGCCTGGGCGACGACGCGAGCGCGGAGCCGGGCCCGCAGCGCGCGGCGGCACGACGGCCGGTGGCGATGGCCACCCGCACGACCCGTCGGCCGACGGTGCCCACCGTCGGGACCGCGGCGCTGGCCCTCGACAACGAGTTCCAGGAGTTCTGA
- a CDS encoding response regulator: MRQMVSFTLQQRGFSIREGGNGREGLQVLGTDRVDLVITDLNMPEMDGLTFIRELRTRANAKFTPVLMLTTESQDGKKAEGKAAGATGWIVKPFNPEKLLAVVDKLVP, from the coding sequence ATGCGCCAGATGGTCTCCTTCACCCTGCAACAACGCGGGTTCTCGATCCGCGAGGGGGGCAACGGCAGGGAAGGCCTGCAAGTACTCGGCACCGATCGCGTGGACCTCGTGATCACCGACCTGAACATGCCCGAGATGGACGGACTCACGTTCATCCGCGAGTTGCGCACGCGGGCCAACGCGAAGTTCACGCCCGTGCTGATGCTGACCACCGAGTCGCAAGACGGCAAGAAGGCCGAGGGCAAGGCGGCGGGGGCCACCGGCTGGATCGTCAAGCCGTTCAACCCCGAGAAGCTGCTGGCCGTGGTCGACAAGCTCGTGCCCTGA
- a CDS encoding chemotaxis protein CheA, with the protein MSIDLSRFKDTYFEEATEHVAAMEAALLGLADGGADREVLDAIFRAAHSIKGGSGVFGLTAVGEFTHVLENVLDRLREGRLPCTRDLADLLLQANDVLRGLLASARTGDPEPGERAAVERSLEQVLLGATASEATAEVTGVAQALATASPETAGTGAGARWRVEFRPCADIFRQGLDPLVLLRDLASQGRIVAVQLHDAAIPEASAFDPETCYVGWTFHIETPRGADALRDVFLFAEDGAQLVIERCDPPSATRTPDPDPACGATPGSTAADPPHEARQRRGGDRRVGAERRAGTENASIRVATEKVDRLIDLVGEVVISQSMVATLIDTFTADSLSALRDAIGVLARNTRELQERIMGIRMMPVGGVFARFPRVVHDISGALGKQIQVVFEGEDTELDKGVVEAIGDPLTHMVRNAADHGIELPADRVAAGKPAHGTIRLSAFTRGGNVVIEVADDGKGLDTARIRAKAVTQGLIHEHEVLTEEQIQALIFAPGFSTAEQVSSLSGRGVGMDVVRRNVQAINGTVAVESRKGAGSVCRITLPLTLAILDGQSLTVGDTHYVLPITSIVESLRPRPQDVQAIVGRGEVVLVRGEAMPLVRLHRLFGVATDRTDPSTGIVVLVEHDGQRVALLGEELLGQQQVVVKSLDTHYRRTDGVMGATIMGDGSVALILDVPGLLRLASHRSRDRDAA; encoded by the coding sequence ATGTCCATCGACCTGTCCCGCTTCAAGGACACCTACTTCGAGGAGGCCACCGAGCACGTGGCCGCCATGGAGGCCGCACTGCTCGGCCTCGCTGACGGTGGCGCCGACCGCGAAGTCCTCGACGCCATCTTCCGGGCCGCCCACTCCATCAAGGGCGGCAGCGGCGTGTTCGGGCTGACGGCCGTCGGCGAGTTCACGCACGTCCTCGAGAACGTGCTCGACCGGTTGCGTGAGGGCCGCCTGCCGTGCACTCGCGATCTCGCCGACCTGCTGCTGCAGGCCAACGACGTGTTGCGTGGACTGCTGGCGTCGGCGCGGACCGGTGACCCGGAGCCGGGCGAGCGCGCCGCGGTCGAGCGTTCGCTCGAGCAGGTGCTCCTCGGTGCGACCGCTTCCGAGGCGACCGCCGAGGTGACCGGCGTCGCGCAGGCGCTCGCGACGGCCAGTCCGGAAACGGCAGGCACGGGCGCCGGCGCACGCTGGCGGGTGGAGTTCAGGCCGTGCGCCGACATCTTCAGGCAGGGCCTGGACCCCCTGGTGCTGTTGCGCGATCTGGCCAGTCAGGGTCGCATCGTCGCCGTGCAGCTGCACGACGCGGCCATCCCGGAGGCCTCGGCCTTCGACCCCGAGACGTGCTACGTCGGCTGGACGTTCCACATCGAGACGCCCCGCGGCGCCGACGCCCTGCGCGACGTGTTCCTGTTTGCCGAGGACGGCGCGCAGCTGGTGATCGAACGGTGCGACCCGCCGTCGGCCACACGCACGCCCGACCCCGATCCCGCATGCGGCGCCACGCCCGGCAGCACGGCAGCCGACCCACCCCACGAGGCCCGGCAACGTCGAGGCGGGGACCGGCGCGTCGGTGCGGAACGCCGCGCCGGCACCGAGAACGCCTCCATCCGCGTCGCCACCGAGAAGGTAGACCGCCTGATCGATCTCGTCGGCGAGGTGGTGATCTCGCAGTCGATGGTGGCCACGCTCATCGACACGTTCACGGCCGACTCGCTGTCGGCACTCCGCGACGCCATCGGCGTCCTGGCGCGCAACACGCGCGAGCTGCAGGAGCGCATCATGGGCATCCGCATGATGCCGGTGGGCGGCGTGTTCGCACGCTTCCCGCGCGTGGTGCACGACATCTCGGGCGCCCTCGGCAAGCAGATCCAGGTGGTGTTCGAGGGCGAGGACACCGAGCTCGACAAGGGCGTGGTCGAGGCCATCGGCGACCCGCTCACCCACATGGTGCGCAACGCGGCCGATCACGGCATCGAACTGCCGGCCGACCGCGTCGCTGCGGGCAAGCCTGCGCACGGCACGATTCGCCTCAGCGCCTTCACGCGCGGCGGCAACGTCGTGATCGAGGTCGCCGACGACGGCAAGGGGCTCGACACGGCACGCATCCGTGCCAAGGCCGTCACCCAGGGCCTGATCCACGAGCACGAGGTGCTGACCGAGGAGCAAATCCAGGCGCTGATCTTCGCGCCTGGGTTCTCGACCGCCGAGCAGGTCAGCAGCCTGTCGGGTCGCGGCGTCGGGATGGACGTGGTGCGCCGCAACGTGCAGGCGATCAACGGCACGGTCGCCGTCGAGAGCCGCAAGGGCGCCGGCTCGGTCTGTCGCATCACGCTGCCGCTGACGCTGGCGATCCTCGACGGGCAGTCCCTCACGGTCGGCGACACGCACTACGTGCTGCCGATCACCTCGATCGTCGAGTCGCTGCGACCGCGTCCGCAGGACGTGCAGGCGATCGTCGGGCGCGGCGAGGTCGTCCTCGTCCGCGGCGAGGCGATGCCACTCGTGCGGCTGCACCGGCTGTTCGGTGTCGCGACCGACCGCACCGACCCGAGCACCGGCATCGTCGTGCTCGTGGAACACGACGGCCAGCGGGTGGCGCTGCTCGGCGAGGAGTTGCTCGGCCAGCAGCAGGTCGTCGTCAAGAGCCTCGACACCCACTACCGACGGACCGATGGCGTCATGGGCGCGACGATCATGGGCGATGGCAGCGTCGCGCTGATCCTCGACGTCCCCGGCCTGCTGCGACTCGCCAGCCATCGCTCCCGGGACCGCGACGCCGCGTGA
- a CDS encoding lipid asymmetry maintenance protein MlaB gives MTDTDMTMAHQSVWAPTGTLTIDTVADHWGDLCPRLAEDVRADLSAVTRVDTAGVQLLIAARRVAREAGRHFHVHAATLPGGAAALLGITSDVVVVTTATTPAPRAGEKG, from the coding sequence ATGACCGACACCGACATGACGATGGCGCACCAGAGCGTCTGGGCGCCGACCGGCACCCTGACGATCGACACCGTCGCGGACCACTGGGGTGACCTGTGCCCGCGGCTGGCCGAGGACGTGCGCGCCGACCTCTCCGCAGTCACCCGCGTCGACACCGCCGGCGTGCAGCTCCTGATCGCGGCACGACGCGTCGCCCGCGAGGCCGGCCGCCACTTCCACGTCCATGCCGCGACGCTGCCTGGCGGCGCCGCGGCCCTGCTCGGCATCACCAGCGACGTCGTCGTCGTGACGACCGCAACGACTCCGGCCCCGCGCGCCGGCGAGAAAGGCTGA
- a CDS encoding PAS domain S-box protein, which produces MNADGGDAHVEGSARTPGEPAGPPDVLGFFEALRLVMEQRDCECQAFARDARYRGLIDGSSIGVLIHVDGVIRLANQAVADLAGYGDPEQLRGIDAWGLVAPDDRAATLAHLRDPHLVGPLRQYECRGVRRDGRQLWIGCVSTAVEWDGEPARLVTVVDVTRQRAAREARRVAEERARQVEAIGKLAGGIAHEFNNRLQAIIGHAELVLITCGDDERVAGPLRAITRTAQESAGLTQRLLAFGRRQLLRPSSTDLNELVGRLLPKLHGLLGPRVGVTLTLAPGLARVSIDVAQFERAFVALATRARAHMPDGGALHLETSMTDVDADLASRHEGGATGRQVCVRMVDTGQVPDDTRLRLFEPFPLVVPSEDAQLDMAGVLGLVHQSGGWIAVEPAAGQGVSIAIYLPAELPPASIEEGWNDSSSCVDKAAGTPRTRAAARTDGRADEPMPVRRGWRWPALGAAAASGLVACVRAATP; this is translated from the coding sequence GTGAACGCAGACGGCGGCGACGCTCACGTGGAGGGCAGCGCGAGGACGCCAGGGGAGCCGGCGGGCCCTCCCGACGTGCTCGGGTTCTTCGAGGCCCTGCGGCTGGTGATGGAGCAGCGCGACTGCGAGTGCCAGGCCTTCGCCCGCGACGCGCGCTACCGTGGCCTGATCGACGGATCGAGCATCGGCGTGCTGATCCACGTCGACGGGGTGATCCGCCTGGCCAACCAGGCGGTGGCCGACCTGGCCGGCTACGGCGATCCTGAGCAACTGCGCGGGATCGATGCCTGGGGGTTGGTCGCCCCCGACGATCGTGCCGCGACGCTCGCGCATCTGCGCGATCCGCACCTTGTCGGCCCCTTGCGGCAGTACGAGTGCCGGGGAGTGCGCCGCGATGGGCGGCAACTGTGGATCGGCTGCGTGTCGACGGCGGTGGAGTGGGACGGCGAGCCGGCGCGGCTCGTCACGGTGGTCGACGTCACCAGGCAGCGGGCGGCGCGGGAGGCGCGCCGGGTGGCCGAGGAGCGCGCCCGGCAGGTCGAAGCCATCGGCAAGCTCGCCGGCGGCATCGCCCACGAGTTCAACAACCGCCTGCAGGCCATCATCGGGCACGCCGAACTGGTGCTGATCACCTGTGGCGACGACGAGCGGGTCGCCGGGCCACTGCGCGCCATCACGCGCACGGCGCAGGAGTCGGCGGGGCTCACCCAACGACTGCTGGCCTTCGGTCGCCGGCAGTTGCTCCGGCCGAGCAGCACCGACCTGAACGAACTGGTCGGGCGGCTGCTGCCGAAGCTGCACGGCCTGCTCGGTCCGCGGGTCGGCGTGACGCTGACGCTGGCCCCGGGCCTGGCGCGCGTCAGCATCGACGTGGCGCAGTTCGAGCGGGCCTTCGTGGCGCTGGCGACGCGCGCCCGCGCGCACATGCCCGACGGCGGCGCCCTGCACCTCGAGACCTCCATGACCGATGTCGACGCCGACCTGGCCAGCCGACACGAGGGCGGCGCCACCGGACGACAGGTGTGCGTGCGGATGGTGGACACCGGGCAGGTGCCCGACGATACGCGCCTTCGCCTGTTCGAGCCGTTCCCGCTCGTGGTGCCGTCGGAAGACGCACAGCTCGACATGGCGGGCGTGCTGGGACTCGTCCACCAGAGCGGCGGGTGGATCGCCGTCGAGCCCGCGGCCGGACAGGGCGTCTCGATCGCCATCTACCTGCCCGCGGAGTTGCCGCCGGCCTCCATCGAGGAGGGCTGGAACGATTCGTCGTCCTGCGTCGACAAGGCAGCGGGGACACCGCGCACCCGGGCCGCGGCTCGCACCGACGGACGCGCCGACGAGCCGATGCCGGTGCGCCGCGGGTGGCGATGGCCGGCGCTCGGCGCCGCCGCGGCGTCGGGCCTGGTCGCCTGCGTGCGGGCGGCGACGCCATGA
- a CDS encoding response regulator — MTSEPARADLAGAGSPPGAVILVVDDDPGVRDTLSSLLRADGFQVRLAANGDEALAMVDCCRDIALVLTDIVMPEREGLETIRALRTRVDCPRIVAMSGYDVGPYLEIAHLLGADATLAKPVTTDTLRSALAEARLSRGSANLDR, encoded by the coding sequence ATGACCAGCGAACCGGCTCGCGCCGACCTTGCCGGCGCCGGCTCTCCTCCCGGGGCCGTGATTCTCGTCGTCGACGACGATCCGGGCGTGCGCGACACCCTTTCGAGCCTGCTGCGTGCGGACGGTTTCCAGGTGCGGTTGGCCGCCAACGGCGACGAGGCGCTCGCCATGGTCGACTGTTGCAGGGACATCGCGCTGGTGCTGACCGACATCGTGATGCCCGAGCGGGAGGGCCTCGAGACCATTCGGGCGCTGCGCACTCGCGTCGATTGCCCTCGCATTGTCGCCATGTCGGGCTACGACGTCGGCCCCTACCTCGAGATCGCGCACCTGCTCGGCGCCGACGCGACGCTGGCCAAGCCAGTCACGACCGATACCCTGCGCTCAGCCCTGGCGGAGGCGAGGCTGAGCCGCGGTTCTGCTAACCTCGACCGATGA